A window of the Streptomyces sp. JB150 genome harbors these coding sequences:
- a CDS encoding MaoC family dehydratase codes for MQFGRTYEEFEVGAVYKHWPGKTVTEYDDHLFCLLTMNHHPLHMDANYAERTTDFGKNVVVGNYIYSLLLGMSVPDISGKAIANLEIESLKHVAPTFHGDTVYGETTVLDKWPSKSKNDRGIVYVETKGYKQDGTLVCVFRRKVMVPTETYIKERGGEQPGRPRLKEQEK; via the coding sequence ATGCAGTTCGGACGGACCTACGAGGAGTTCGAGGTCGGCGCGGTGTACAAGCACTGGCCGGGCAAGACGGTCACGGAGTACGACGACCACCTGTTCTGTCTCCTCACCATGAACCACCACCCGCTCCACATGGACGCGAACTACGCGGAGCGGACGACGGACTTCGGCAAGAACGTCGTCGTCGGGAACTACATCTACTCCCTGCTGCTCGGCATGAGCGTGCCGGACATCTCCGGCAAGGCGATCGCCAACCTGGAGATCGAGTCGCTGAAGCACGTGGCGCCGACCTTCCACGGCGACACGGTCTACGGCGAGACGACCGTGCTCGACAAGTGGCCGTCGAAGTCGAAGAACGACCGCGGCATCGTCTACGTCGAGACCAAGGGCTACAAGCAGGACGGCACGCTGGTCTGCGTCTTCCGCCGCAAGGTGATGGTGCCCACCGAGACGTACATCAAGGAGCGCGGCGGCGAGCAGCCGGGCCGCCCCCGGCTCAAGGAGCAGGAGAAGTAA
- the pssA gene encoding CDP-diacylglycerol--serine O-phosphatidyltransferase — protein sequence MTVTDPEAQPGWVPEAIEDDEEEMPLSLRLSIADTLTLGNATCGFMAVYFTTTGILIPHLTGSQETGMARHSAATAVILMLCAAVFDLFDGLVARKLRSSPMGAELDNLSDLISFGLAPAYFVLVYGMVADDAHQRVAAVGAIVVLLAVVLRLARFSCVTVKDGTFQGMPSPFGALTVVSIVLLELPFVATLLAILGTAWLMVSRVEYPKPRGPLAVAMLSWIVSAMGLLAAWAFDAPGGQLLLQTGCALQLVLGAVIPLFATARRVNNFRDNRREARAAQLP from the coding sequence TTGACCGTGACTGATCCGGAGGCGCAGCCGGGCTGGGTCCCCGAGGCCATCGAGGACGACGAGGAGGAGATGCCGCTCTCGCTCCGCCTGTCGATAGCGGACACGCTCACCCTCGGCAACGCCACGTGCGGCTTCATGGCGGTGTACTTCACCACCACCGGCATCCTGATCCCGCACCTCACGGGGAGCCAAGAGACCGGCATGGCCCGCCACAGCGCCGCCACGGCGGTGATCCTGATGCTGTGCGCGGCGGTCTTCGACCTGTTCGACGGCCTGGTGGCGCGCAAGCTGCGCTCGTCGCCGATGGGCGCGGAGCTGGACAACCTCTCGGACCTGATCAGCTTCGGCCTGGCGCCGGCGTACTTCGTCCTGGTCTACGGCATGGTCGCGGACGACGCGCACCAGCGGGTGGCGGCGGTCGGCGCGATCGTCGTGCTGCTGGCGGTGGTGCTCCGGCTCGCGAGATTCAGCTGCGTCACGGTCAAGGACGGCACCTTCCAGGGCATGCCGAGCCCCTTCGGCGCGCTGACGGTGGTCTCGATCGTCCTGCTGGAGCTGCCCTTCGTGGCGACCCTGCTGGCGATCCTCGGCACGGCGTGGCTGATGGTCAGCCGGGTCGAGTACCCGAAGCCGCGCGGCCCGCTGGCGGTCGCGATGCTCTCCTGGATCGTCTCCGCGATGGGTCTCCTCGCCGCCTGGGCCTTCGACGCCCCCGGCGGCCAGCTGCTCCTCCAGACCGGCTGCGCGCTCCAGCTGGTCCTCGGCGCGGTGATCCCCCTGTTCGCCACGGCCCGCCGGGTGAACAACTTCCGCGACAACCGACGCGAGGCGCGGGCGGCACAGCTGCCGTAG
- a CDS encoding glycerate kinase: MADAAQDGARRVLVAADKFKGSLTAVQVAERVTAGLRRVVPDLAVEAMPVADGGDGTVAAAVAAGFERREVRVAGPLGDEVTAAFALRGDTAVVEMAEASGLQRLPEGVFAALTASTYGSGELLRAALDAGARSIVFGVGGSATTDGGAGMLAALGARFLDAEGAPVPSGGGGLAALASADLSGLDPRLAEVELVLASDVDNPLTGPKGAPAVYGPQKGASPDDVAALDAALAHYAKVLAGTPGVGAKAAEYAESPGAGAAGGIGYGALLIGARFRPGIEVMLDVLGFAPALERADLVITGEGSLDEQTLHGKAPAGVAAAARAAGKEVVAVCGRLALAPEALGRAGIRRAYPLTEIEPDVAKCIADAGPILERVAESIARDFLS, encoded by the coding sequence GTGGCTGACGCTGCACAGGACGGCGCCCGCAGGGTGCTCGTCGCCGCGGACAAGTTCAAGGGCTCGCTGACCGCCGTACAGGTCGCCGAGCGGGTCACCGCCGGGCTGCGCCGGGTCGTACCGGACCTCGCTGTCGAGGCGATGCCCGTGGCCGACGGCGGCGACGGCACCGTGGCCGCGGCGGTCGCCGCAGGCTTCGAGCGCCGTGAGGTGCGGGTCGCGGGGCCGCTGGGCGACGAGGTGACCGCCGCGTTCGCGCTGCGCGGGGACACCGCGGTCGTGGAGATGGCGGAAGCCAGCGGGCTGCAGCGGCTGCCGGAGGGCGTCTTCGCCGCGCTGACCGCGTCCACGTACGGCTCGGGGGAGCTGCTGCGCGCCGCGCTGGACGCCGGGGCCCGCTCGATCGTCTTCGGCGTCGGCGGCAGCGCGACGACGGACGGCGGCGCGGGCATGCTGGCCGCGCTCGGGGCGCGGTTCCTCGACGCCGAGGGCGCGCCGGTGCCGTCCGGCGGCGGAGGCCTCGCCGCCCTCGCCTCGGCCGACCTGTCCGGCCTCGACCCGCGCCTCGCCGAGGTCGAGCTGGTCCTCGCATCCGACGTCGACAACCCGCTGACCGGCCCGAAGGGCGCCCCGGCGGTGTACGGCCCGCAGAAGGGCGCCTCGCCGGACGACGTGGCCGCCCTGGACGCGGCGCTCGCCCACTACGCGAAGGTGCTCGCCGGGACGCCCGGCGTCGGCGCGAAGGCCGCCGAGTACGCCGAGTCGCCGGGCGCGGGCGCGGCCGGCGGCATCGGGTACGGCGCGCTGCTGATCGGCGCCCGCTTCCGGCCCGGTATCGAGGTCATGCTGGACGTCCTCGGCTTCGCCCCGGCGCTGGAGCGGGCCGACCTGGTGATCACGGGCGAGGGCTCCCTGGACGAGCAGACCCTGCACGGCAAGGCCCCCGCGGGCGTCGCCGCGGCCGCCCGCGCGGCCGGCAAGGAGGTCGTCGCGGTCTGCGGACGGCTGGCGCTGGCGCCCGAGGCGCTGGGGCGGGCGGGGATCCGCCGCGCGTACCCCCTCACGGAGATCGAACCGGACGTGGCGAAGTGCATCGCCGACGCCGGACCGATCCTGGAGCGGGTGGCGGAGTCCATCGCGCGGGACTTCCTGAGCTGA
- a CDS encoding acyl-CoA dehydrogenase family protein encodes MARLAQTHGLTDVQREILATVREFVDKEIIPVATELEHRDEYPQAIVDGLKELGLFGLMIPEEYGGLGESLLTYALCVEEIARGWMSVSGIINTHFIVAYMLKQHGTQEQKDHFLPRMAAGDIRGAFSMSEPGLGSDVSAITSKAVRDGDEYVLTGQKMWLTNGGTSSLVAVLVRSDKGHPEGTAPHKSMTTFLVEKEPGFGEVRPGLTIPGKIDKMGYKGVDTTELIMDGLRIPADRVLGGVTGRGFYQMMDGVEVGRVNVAARGCGVAQRAFELGVRYAQQRHTFGKPIAQHQAIQFKLAEMATKVEAAHAMMVNAARKKDSGERNDLEAGMAKYLASEYCKEVVEDAFRIHGGYGFSKEYEIERLYREAPMLLIGEGTAEIQKMIIGRRLLEEYRFQG; translated from the coding sequence ATGGCCCGTCTCGCCCAGACCCACGGCCTCACGGACGTCCAGCGGGAGATCCTCGCCACGGTCCGGGAGTTCGTGGACAAGGAGATCATTCCCGTCGCGACGGAGCTGGAGCACCGCGACGAGTACCCGCAAGCGATCGTGGACGGCCTGAAGGAGCTGGGGCTGTTCGGTCTGATGATCCCCGAGGAGTACGGGGGTCTGGGCGAGTCGCTGCTGACGTACGCGCTGTGCGTGGAGGAGATCGCCCGCGGCTGGATGTCGGTCTCCGGCATCATCAACACGCACTTCATCGTGGCGTACATGCTCAAGCAGCACGGCACGCAGGAGCAGAAGGACCACTTCCTGCCGCGCATGGCGGCCGGCGACATCCGCGGCGCCTTCTCGATGTCGGAGCCGGGGCTGGGCTCCGATGTGTCGGCGATCACATCGAAGGCGGTCAGGGACGGCGACGAGTACGTCCTCACGGGCCAGAAGATGTGGCTGACGAACGGCGGCACGTCCTCGCTGGTGGCCGTTCTGGTGCGAAGTGACAAAGGACACCCCGAGGGCACCGCGCCCCACAAGTCGATGACCACCTTCCTCGTCGAGAAGGAGCCCGGCTTCGGTGAGGTCCGCCCGGGTCTGACCATTCCGGGCAAGATCGACAAGATGGGGTACAAGGGGGTGGACACCACCGAGCTCATCATGGATGGCCTGCGGATTCCCGCCGACCGGGTGCTCGGCGGGGTCACCGGACGCGGTTTTTACCAGATGATGGACGGCGTCGAGGTCGGCCGCGTCAATGTCGCGGCGCGTGGTTGCGGCGTCGCTCAGCGTGCGTTCGAGCTGGGCGTCCGGTACGCCCAGCAGCGTCACACCTTCGGCAAGCCGATCGCCCAGCACCAGGCGATCCAGTTCAAGCTCGCCGAGATGGCTACCAAGGTCGAGGCCGCTCATGCCATGATGGTGAACGCAGCGCGCAAAAAGGACTCCGGGGAGCGAAACGACCTCGAAGCAGGGATGGCGAAGTACCTCGCCTCCGAGTACTGCAAGGAGGTCGTCGAGGACGCCTTCCGGATCCACGGCGGCTACGGCTTCTCCAAGGAGTACGAGATCGAGCGCCTCTACCGCGAGGCACCGATGCTGCTCATCGGTGAAGGTACCGCCGAGATCCAGAAAATGATCATCGGGCGCAGGCTGCTCGAAGAGTATCGATTCCAGGGCTGA
- a CDS encoding CoA ester lyase, with protein MTTVNRLRPRRSCLAVPGSNPRFLEKAQGLPADQVFLDLEDACAPLAKPEARHTIVKFLNEGDWTGKTRVVRVNDWTTEWTYRDVVTVVEGAGPNLDCIMLPKVQNAQQVVALDLLLTQIEKTMGFEVGRIGIEAQIENAQGLNNVNEIAQASPRIETIIFGPADFMASINMKSLVVGEQPPGYPADAYHYILMKILMAARANDLQAIDGPYLQIRNVDGFREVAGRAAALGFDGKWVLHPGQVDAANEVFSPSQEDYDHAELILDAYDYYTSEAGGKKGSAMLGDEMIDEASRKMALVIAGKGRAAGMRRTSTFEIPEG; from the coding sequence ATGACCACCGTCAACCGCCTTCGCCCGCGGCGCTCCTGCCTGGCCGTACCGGGCTCGAACCCGCGCTTCTTGGAGAAGGCGCAGGGCCTCCCGGCGGACCAGGTCTTCCTGGACCTGGAGGACGCGTGCGCGCCGCTCGCCAAGCCCGAGGCGCGGCACACCATCGTGAAGTTCCTCAACGAGGGTGACTGGACCGGCAAGACGCGCGTGGTCCGCGTCAACGACTGGACGACCGAGTGGACGTACCGCGACGTCGTCACGGTCGTCGAGGGCGCCGGCCCGAACCTGGACTGCATCATGCTGCCCAAGGTCCAGAACGCCCAGCAGGTCGTCGCGCTGGACCTCCTCCTCACCCAGATCGAGAAGACCATGGGCTTCGAGGTCGGCCGGATCGGCATCGAGGCGCAGATCGAGAACGCGCAGGGCCTGAACAACGTCAACGAGATCGCGCAGGCCTCCCCGCGCATCGAGACGATCATCTTCGGCCCGGCCGACTTCATGGCGTCGATCAACATGAAGTCGCTGGTCGTGGGCGAGCAGCCGCCCGGCTACCCGGCGGACGCCTACCACTACATCCTGATGAAGATCCTGATGGCGGCCCGCGCCAACGATCTGCAGGCGATCGACGGCCCCTACCTGCAGATCCGCAACGTCGACGGCTTCCGCGAGGTCGCCGGCCGCGCCGCCGCGCTCGGCTTCGACGGCAAGTGGGTGCTGCACCCGGGCCAGGTGGACGCCGCCAACGAGGTCTTCTCGCCCTCCCAGGAGGACTACGACCACGCCGAGCTGATCCTCGACGCGTACGACTACTACACGTCCGAGGCGGGCGGCAAGAAGGGCTCGGCGATGCTCGGCGACGAGATGATCGACGAGGCCAGCCGCAAGATGGCCCTGGTCATCGCGGGCAAGGGCCGCGCCGCCGGGATGCGGCGCACCAGCACGTTCGAGATCCCGGAGGGCTGA
- a CDS encoding phosphatidylserine decarboxylase — protein sequence MPHSQTSAPRDSRVGVRLARGASPWLLPTVATAALSLARARRSGAAKAVAVPATALAAGMLWFFRDPEREIATGRVISPADGVVQSIMPWKDGRTRVAIFMSPLNVHVNRAPLAGTVTSVEHIPGGFVPAFNKESENNERVVWHFDTELGDIEMIQIAGAVARRIVPYVPEGTKVEQGERIGLIRFGSRVDLYLPEGVEVAVEVGQKTVAGVTRIDRD from the coding sequence ATGCCCCACAGCCAAACCTCTGCACCTCGCGACAGCCGAGTCGGCGTACGCCTCGCGCGCGGAGCATCGCCGTGGCTTCTCCCGACCGTCGCCACCGCAGCCCTCAGCCTGGCCCGGGCGCGCCGCTCCGGCGCCGCCAAGGCCGTCGCCGTTCCCGCCACCGCGCTCGCGGCGGGGATGCTGTGGTTCTTCCGCGACCCCGAGCGCGAGATCGCCACGGGCCGGGTCATCTCGCCCGCCGACGGTGTGGTGCAGAGCATCATGCCGTGGAAGGACGGCCGGACCCGGGTCGCGATCTTCATGAGCCCGCTCAACGTCCACGTCAACCGCGCCCCCCTGGCGGGCACGGTGACGTCGGTGGAGCACATCCCGGGCGGTTTCGTTCCCGCTTTCAACAAGGAGAGCGAGAACAACGAGCGGGTCGTGTGGCACTTCGACACCGAGCTGGGCGACATCGAGATGATCCAGATCGCCGGCGCGGTCGCCCGCCGGATCGTGCCGTACGTCCCCGAGGGCACCAAGGTGGAGCAGGGCGAGCGGATCGGCCTGATCCGCTTCGGCTCGCGGGTCGACCTGTACCTGCCGGAGGGCGTGGAGGTCGCGGTGGAGGTCGGCCAGAAGACAGTGGCTGGGGTGACTCGCATTGACCGTGACTGA